The Hypanus sabinus isolate sHypSab1 chromosome 31, sHypSab1.hap1, whole genome shotgun sequence genome window below encodes:
- the LOC132383868 gene encoding histone H2B 1/2-like produces MPDPAKPAPKKGAKKALSKPASKSGKKRKRARKESYAICIYKVMKQVHPNTGISSKAMTVMNSFVNDIFERIGGEASRLAHYNKRSTISSREIQTAVRLLLPGELAKHAVSEGTKAETKYTSSSKDKTNPKIKGSFKSHSRFH; encoded by the coding sequence ATGCCTGATCCAGCGAAACCCGCTCCCAAGAAGGGCGCCAAGAAAGCTCTGTCCAAACCGGCGAGCAAGTCTGGCAAGAAGCGCAAGAGGGCGAGGAAGGAGAGTTACGCCATCTGCATCtacaaagtgatgaagcaggttcaccccaacaccggcatctcctccaaggccatgaCCGTCATGAATTCATTCGTGAACGATATTTTCGAGCGCATCGGGGGCGAGGCTTCCCGTCTGGCCCATTACAACAAGCGGTCTACCATCAGCTCCCGGGAGATCCAGACCGCCGTGCGCCTGCTGCTGCCCGGGGAGCTGGCCAAGCACGCCGTGTCCGAAGGGACAAAGGCGGAgaccaagtacaccagctccaGTAAAGACAAAACAAACCCGAAAATcaaaggctcttttaagagccactcacGGTTTCATTAA